In a single window of the Drosophila albomicans strain 15112-1751.03 chromosome 3, ASM965048v2, whole genome shotgun sequence genome:
- the LOC117568824 gene encoding uncharacterized protein LOC117568824 — protein sequence MATSSLEMSELISNQNRTSHLALPDIKPITDARKYVSDSKNFNGSVEKATEFLAGQEKQCLDVIQLLKEEVHSKLAALHKVKDDLLALQRQLAQPTDSKFDKVLVKFTDETEMNECEVPDALARYSIKMSSLYSEILGLDSDVDYVSYLASVARVNKDFVGKVNSKTPKIRL from the coding sequence atGGCTACATCTAGCCTTGAGATGTCGGAATTGATTTCCAACCAGAATCGAACCTCTCATCTTGCTTTGCCCGATATAAAGCCAATTACCGATGCTCGCAAATATGTCTCAGATTCGAAGAATTTCAACGGCAGTGTCGAGAAGGCAACAGAGTTCCTTGCTGGGCAAGAGAAACAGTGTCTAGATGTGATCCAGCTACTCAAGGAAGAAGTGCACTCTAAGCTAGCTGCTTTGCATAAGGTAAAAGATGATCTGCTGGCACTGCAGCGTCAGCTGGCTCAACCAACTGACAGTAAATTCGACAAGGTGTTGGTCAAGTTTACCGATGAGACGGAGATGAATGAATGCGAGGTGCCAGATGCTTTGGCACGTTACAGCATTAAGATGAGTTCACTGTATAGTGAAATTTTGGGGCTCGATAGCGACGTGGATTATGTGTCTTATTTGGCTAGTGTTGCCAGGGTCAACAAAGATTTTGTTGGCAAAGTTAACAGCAAAACTCCAAAGATAAGgctttaa
- the LOC117569911 gene encoding uncharacterized protein LOC117569911, giving the protein MWLAQSLVLTVIMLQVLHVQMQPLNNVEPVPEDVDNANDNDAGRVLYDQRQTGKYNIHVSIKDVAIIEVDQNELADDSYNAEDDDYYYDDSALTIKPIKFTTEASTTTTTTATKTAPTTVIETSAATTAATTVSGNVSAYSAQLLADIAATQRQKPKTNNLIIMDSLPDSSSTLPSPSWLHARSKDEPITTTVGSSNFEYTPPQGHDSPIFKVKVQRAASPNLSPTEHTSARCRAHQFRDAQGKCRTKRSGSILRKLFSMLVSLPFAGSRRSGHGHGLQVSPP; this is encoded by the exons ATGTGGCTGGCACAGTCTTTGGTGTTGACGGTGATTATGTTGCAAGTGCTGCACGTTCAAATGCAACCTCTGAACAATGTGGAACCGGTGCCTGAGGACGTCGACAacgccaacgacaacgatgcgGGTCGAGTGCTTTACGATCAGCGGCAGACGGGTAAATACAACATTCACGTGAGCATCAAGGATGTGGCCATCATCGAGGTGGATCAGAATGAGCTGGCCGAT GATTCCTATAATGCCGAGGACGATGATTATTACTACGACGATAGTGCGCTGACCATTAAGCCCATCAAGTTTACCACCGAAGCCagtaccacaacaacaacaacagcaacaaagacTGCGCCAACAACAGTAATAGAGACttcggcagcaacaactgcggcAACAACTGTGAGTGGCAATGTCAGCGCCTACAGTGCACAGCTCTTGGCAGACATTGCAGCCACACAACGTCAGAAGCCGAAGACGAACAATTTGATCATTATGGACTCGCTCCCAGACAGCTCATCCACATTGCCGTCGCCAAGTTGGTTGCATGCCAGGTCGAAGGATGAGCCCATAACAACCACAGTGGGCTCATCGAACTTTGAGTACACTCCACCTCAAGGTCACGACTCGCCCATTTTCAAGGTGAAAGTGCAACGTGCCGCGAGTCCAAATCTGAGTCCAACGGAGCACACTTCGGCACGCTGTCGAGCTCATCAGTTCCGCGATGCTCAGGGCAAGTGTCGCACCAAACGCTCTGGTTCCATCTT AAGAAAGCTCTTTAGCATGTTGGTGTCGCTGCCCTTTGCCGGCAGTCGTCGCTCTGGTCATGGTCATGGTCTCCAGGTGTCTCCTCCCTAA
- the LOC117566787 gene encoding uncharacterized protein LOC117566787 — MESNSELFQSLFKTYKLRYPDKKPSDCQKEAAAIWKTAKKEEKDFQTHIKNVIKKYESQVQQKKIKTMSFFMNASKNICTPKNDVPHSAIDNENSTDLRSQQDENGNHIPQSVIDSNDNSIDLKNEHDEKTTINVNSEKSYRKPAQEKAKENIVSLTQRAAVLAQANNSTMSSEIQKELDKTRQEIEKERKSLKRKQQIAEAQNKYRQNKQQKLSCLFEKIPQAKSFCSQRSTVGRPPIEDDQPLLHKTILEIAMFGSGADERRRTNLVRSVKTLSDLHEELKKEGFNLSRSATYLRLLPRSSSSIEGKRHVRTVPVKLCRAQTDYHKQHIDGYFATASIKYLESVASVLGPAQVFFLSQDDKARVPIGLTAANKQAPLLMHLEYKVKLPDHDWVVAPRHKLIPSVYAGVIISPQKLGDPKAVGYSGPTFISIRSGKHSSSTAGTHSRDFDSIVKLESFKSIARTDEGLVKPVVIITSDGGPDENPRYGKVISHAVQHFKAYNLDAIFVATNAPGRSAFNRVERRMAPLSRELSGLILPHDVFGSHLDNQGRTTDFDLEKKNFEFAGRTLAKVWGNMVLDDFPVTAKYCLPKEEDSELDDIDQYWYQEHVRESQYFLQIVKCRSEECCGEFRSGLLQILPDRFFPPPISVVQGVSEIMVSENNEKGNFLDLMQRRALVVSINKHNKYLQIPYDLNCPSVQSQLQKRICKTCGLYFASQKSATRHAIIHKNVAVSFDLKSKKPLYRVAGRRKGECLVIQTYEGCEDLEWLDEDCVDDEGEEDTCGNKEISTSQLPIIKNIKDWLESPYENTV; from the exons ATGGAATCAAACAGTGAATTATTTCAATCgttatttaaaacatacaaGCTGCGATATCCAGACAAAAAACCGTCGGATTGCCAAAAGGAAGCAGCGGCAATAtggaaaacagcaaaaaaagaagaaaaagattttcaaacacatataaaaaatgtaataaaaaaatatgaaagtcaggtgcaacaaaaaaaaatcaaaacgatGTCATTTTTTATGAATGCTTCAAAG AATATATGTACTCCCAAAAACGATGTTCCTCACTCAGCGATCGATAATGAAAATTCTACTGATCTAAGGTCTCAGCAAG atgaaaatggaaatcatATTCCTCAATCAGTGATCGATTCAAATGACAATTCCATCGATCTAAAAAATGAACATg ATGAAAAGACAACAATTAATGTCAACAGCGAAAAAAGCTACAGAAAGCCTGCGCAGGAAAAGGCAAAGGAAAATATTGTATCCTTAACTCAGAGAGCAGCAGTCCTAGCGCAGGCAAATAATTCAACAATGTCTAGCGAAATCCAAAAGGAGCTTGATAAAACTAGGCAAGAAATtgaaaaggaaagaaaaagcCTCAAGCGcaagcaacaaattgcagaagctcaaaataaatacaggcagaataaacaacaaaaattgagtTGCCTATTTGAGAAAATTCCTCAAGCTAAAAGTTTTTGTAGCCAACGATCTACAGTTGGCAGACCCCCGATTGAAGACGATCAACCGCTTCTCCATAAAACTATTTTGGAGATAGCCATGTTTGGAAGTGGAGCTGATGAAAGGAGGCGCACTAACCTTGTCAGAAGTGTAAAAACCTTGTCTGATCTCCATGAAGAGCTCAAAAAAGAAGGGTTTAACTTGTCGAGAAGCGCAACCTATCTAAGACTATTGCCTAGAAGCTCTTCCTCGATTGAAGGAAAACGTCATGTGAGAACGGTACCGGTAAAGCTTTGTCGAGCCCAAACAGATTACCACAAGCAGCATATAGATGGATATTTTGCTACAGCATCTATAAAATATCTTGAAAGCGTTGCCTCTGTTCTCGGCCCTGCtcaagtgttttttttgtcacaAGACGACAAGGCTAGGGTGCCAATTGGATTGACTGCTGCAAATAAGCAAGCACCTCTGCTTATGCATCTTGAATACAAGGTCAAGCTGCCAGATCACGATTGGGTTGTTGCCCCAAGGCATAAGCTAATCCCATCAGTTTATGCGGGTGTAATCATAAGTCCACAAAAACTGGGAGACCCGAAAGCAGTTGGTTATTCTGGCCCCACATTTATAAGCATAAGGAGTGGAAAGCATTCTTCATCTACTGCTGGAACTCATTCTAGAGATTTCGACAGTATTGTGAAGCTAGAGTCTTTTAAATCAATAGCAAGGACCGATGAAGGACTAGTCAAGCCTGTAGTTATTATAACTTCCGATGGTGGCCCTGATGAAAATCCCAGATATGGGAAGGTTATTTCCCATGCAGTACAACATTTTAAGGCATACAATTTGGatgcaatttttgttgccacaAATGCTCCAG gAAGAAGTGCTTTCAACCGAGTCGAAAGGAGAATGGCCCCACTAAGCCGGGAATTGTCTGGGTTGATTTTGCCGCACGACGTGTTTGGAAGCCATTTGGATAACCAAGGCAGAACCACAGACTTCGACttggagaaaaaaaattttgaattcgCCGGAAGGACATTGGCCAAAGTTTGGGGCAACATGGTTCTCGATGACTTTCCTGTGACTGCCAAATATTGTCTACCTAAAGAAGAAGATTCAGAACTGGATGACATAGATCAGTACTGGTATCAAGAACATGTTCGTGAGAGTCAATACTTTCTGCAAATTGTGAAATGCCGTTCTGAAGAATGTTGTGGAGAATTTAGAAGTGGATTACTTCAAATTCTACCTGACAGATTTTTCCCTCCTCCTATAAGTGTTGTTCAGGGAGTCTCTGAAATAATGGTTTCCGAGAACAACGAGAAGGGCAATTTTCTGGACCTAATGCAACGCAGAGCTCTCGTggtatcaataaataaacacaacaaatatttgcag ATTCCCTACGACTTGAATTGCCCGTCGGTACAAAGCCAACTTCAAAAGCGCATATGCAAAACGTGTGGGTTGTATTTTGCATCACAAAAATCAGCTACTCGGCATGCAATAATCCATAAAAATGTAGCTGTAAGCTTTGATTTGAAATCAAAGAAGCCCCTTTACCGTGTGGCTGGACGGCGAAAGGGAGAATGCCTAGTGATTCAGACATACGAAGGATGTGAAGACCTCGAATGGCTTGACGAGGACTGCGTAGACGACGAAGGTGAAGAAGATACCTGCGGAAATAAAGAGATTTCGACAAGCCAGCttccaataataaaaaatattaaagattggTTGGAATCTCCTTATGAAAATACAGTgtaa